In Halorubrum sp. PV6, a single window of DNA contains:
- the engB gene encoding GTP-binding protein EngB gives MFEDRPARDAEVVLVGRSNVGKSTLMRELTGHDFSTGGKPGVTRQPNHFDWASESFMFTDLPGFGFMSGVEEEHREAIKTNIVHYLEDNADSILAGVVVMDGKAAVDIIDRHAERGNIPHDVEMFGFLEDVGVEPIVAVNKTDKIDDLDERLDAICDRLGLYPPWQQWSDRVAPICAKRGDIDALEECLRTRFHDHNRDDLLKFVA, from the coding sequence ATGTTTGAAGACCGGCCGGCCCGCGACGCGGAGGTCGTCCTCGTCGGACGCTCGAACGTCGGCAAGTCCACGCTGATGCGCGAGCTGACGGGGCACGACTTCTCGACCGGCGGTAAGCCGGGCGTCACCCGGCAGCCGAACCACTTCGACTGGGCCAGCGAGAGCTTCATGTTCACGGACCTGCCCGGCTTCGGGTTCATGTCCGGCGTCGAAGAGGAGCACCGCGAGGCGATCAAGACGAACATCGTTCACTACCTCGAAGACAACGCCGACTCGATTCTGGCCGGCGTCGTCGTGATGGACGGGAAGGCCGCCGTCGACATCATCGACCGCCACGCCGAGCGCGGGAACATCCCCCACGACGTCGAGATGTTCGGCTTCTTAGAGGACGTGGGCGTCGAGCCCATCGTCGCCGTCAACAAGACCGACAAGATCGACGACCTCGACGAGCGGCTCGACGCGATCTGCGACCGCCTCGGCCTCTACCCGCCCTGGCAGCAGTGGTCCGACCGCGTCGCGCCGATCTGTGCGAAGCGCGGCGACATCGACGCGTTAGAGGAGTGTCTCCGGACGCGGTTCCACGACCACAACCGCGACGACCTCCTGAAGTTCGTCGCCTGA
- a CDS encoding archaeosine biosynthesis radical SAM protein RaSEA: MSKPSPDAYEQGRGMDAHNAVMRDIRAERSETYDPTQPTRVWIDEDNTPDGVVNSLTIILNTGGCRWARAGGCTMCGYVAESVEGGSVSHEALLNQIDVCLDHETENADAPAELIKIYTSGSFLDEREVPAETRRAIAETFADRDRIVVESLPDFVSREKIGDFADHGIATDVAVGLETATDRVRHDCVNKYFDFADFEDACAEADAADAEFDADVGIKAYLLMKPPFLAEPEAAADMIDSIRRCAAVDGCHTVSMNPTNVQRYTMVDELFFEGGYRPPWLWSVAHVLEETADVDAIVVSDPVGHGSDRGAHNCGECDDRVQTAIKDFDKRQDPSVFSQVDCECEATWEYVMAEETSYNMPLAR, translated from the coding sequence ATGAGTAAGCCGAGCCCCGACGCGTACGAGCAGGGGCGCGGAATGGACGCGCACAACGCCGTGATGCGCGACATCCGCGCCGAGCGCTCGGAGACGTACGACCCGACGCAGCCGACGCGCGTGTGGATAGACGAGGACAACACGCCCGACGGCGTCGTCAACTCCCTCACGATCATCTTGAACACCGGCGGCTGCCGGTGGGCCCGCGCCGGCGGCTGTACCATGTGCGGCTACGTCGCCGAGTCCGTGGAGGGCGGGAGCGTGAGCCACGAGGCCCTGCTGAACCAGATCGACGTGTGTCTCGACCACGAGACGGAGAACGCGGACGCCCCCGCCGAACTCATCAAGATCTACACCTCCGGCTCCTTCCTCGACGAGCGCGAGGTGCCCGCGGAGACGCGCCGCGCCATCGCCGAGACGTTCGCGGACCGCGACCGGATCGTCGTCGAGTCGCTCCCCGACTTCGTGAGCCGGGAGAAGATCGGCGACTTCGCCGACCACGGCATCGCGACCGACGTGGCGGTCGGGCTGGAGACGGCGACCGACCGCGTGCGCCACGACTGCGTGAACAAGTACTTCGACTTCGCCGACTTCGAGGACGCCTGCGCCGAGGCCGACGCCGCGGACGCCGAGTTCGACGCCGACGTGGGGATCAAGGCGTACCTCCTGATGAAGCCGCCCTTCCTCGCGGAGCCGGAGGCCGCCGCGGACATGATCGACTCCATCCGGCGCTGCGCCGCCGTCGACGGCTGTCACACCGTCTCGATGAACCCGACGAACGTCCAGCGCTACACGATGGTCGACGAGCTGTTCTTCGAGGGCGGCTACCGCCCGCCGTGGCTCTGGTCGGTCGCGCACGTCTTAGAGGAGACGGCGGACGTCGACGCCATCGTCGTCTCCGACCCCGTCGGTCACGGCTCCGACCGCGGCGCGCACAACTGCGGCGAGTGCGACGACCGCGTCCAGACCGCGATCAAGGACTTCGACAAGCGACAGGACCCGAGCGTCTTCTCGCAGGTCGACTGCGAGTGCGAGGCGACGTGGGAGTACGTGATGGCGGAGGAGACGAGTTACAACATGCCGCTCGCCCGGTAG
- a CDS encoding tyrosine-type recombinase/integrase — translation MAGELYGPNRGGITPTASEVGQHGFERVDLAAFGQFSLPSAPNATHDGYATHCSPSAGHSAIRKPMCANNLEPITPEEAKAMYLEQRKQEVSDSTIQAHHYRLGHFVEWCDKVAEIDNLNELTGRDLQRYKLWRREDGDLNNVSLSTQLSTLRVFIRWCEKIDAVASGTHDKILIPSLDKNEDRRTAKLDKGAAERLIEYLRQFEFSTRTHALVELLWHTGMRIGAAHGLDVEDYDPEEQYVELHHRPKTDTRLKNKKAGERYVALSPEVCDALDGYLRYNRDKVADDYDRKPLFTSRQGRPAKSSLRDSIYRITRPCQYTGECPHDREIKSCEAMENNKASTCPSSVSPHAIRRGSITHHLSEDVPEKVVSDRMNVSLDVLEKHYDRRTERKKSEQRRDYTDEL, via the coding sequence GTGGCTGGGGAGTTGTACGGCCCCAACCGCGGTGGCATAACGCCGACCGCTTCTGAGGTGGGCCAACACGGATTTGAACGCGTGGACCTCGCCGCCTTCGGGCAGTTTTCACTGCCCTCGGCGCCGAACGCAACGCACGACGGTTATGCCACCCACTGCTCACCCTCAGCCGGCCACTCTGCGATTCGCAAACCCATGTGCGCGAACAACCTCGAACCTATTACGCCGGAAGAAGCGAAGGCAATGTATCTCGAACAGCGAAAGCAGGAAGTCTCGGATTCGACCATCCAAGCCCATCATTATCGACTTGGGCACTTCGTTGAGTGGTGCGATAAGGTCGCCGAGATCGACAACCTGAACGAGCTGACGGGGCGCGATCTTCAGCGGTACAAACTGTGGCGGCGAGAGGATGGCGACCTCAACAACGTCTCGCTATCCACTCAGCTGTCCACGCTCCGCGTGTTCATCAGGTGGTGTGAGAAGATCGACGCGGTGGCATCCGGAACCCACGATAAGATTCTAATCCCATCGTTGGACAAAAACGAGGACCGACGAACGGCAAAACTCGATAAGGGCGCGGCAGAGCGCCTTATCGAATATCTCCGCCAGTTCGAATTTTCGACTCGGACACACGCTCTCGTGGAGCTACTGTGGCATACTGGGATGAGAATTGGCGCTGCTCACGGCCTCGACGTGGAAGATTACGATCCCGAGGAGCAGTACGTCGAGCTTCACCATCGTCCTAAGACAGATACTCGACTAAAGAATAAGAAAGCCGGTGAACGGTATGTCGCTTTGAGTCCAGAAGTCTGTGATGCGCTTGATGGCTATCTCAGGTACAACCGCGATAAGGTCGCCGACGATTACGACCGGAAACCGTTGTTCACATCCAGACAGGGACGCCCGGCAAAGTCTTCTCTCCGAGATAGTATCTATCGGATCACCCGCCCCTGCCAATATACTGGGGAGTGTCCTCATGACCGCGAGATAAAATCCTGTGAGGCGATGGAGAATAACAAGGCGAGTACCTGTCCATCGAGCGTGAGTCCACACGCGATACGCCGTGGATCAATCACTCACCACTTGTCAGAAGACGTGCCGGAGAAGGTCGTTAGTGACAGAATGAATGTGAGTCTAGATGTTCTTGAGAAGCACTATGACCGTCGTACAGAACGGAAAAAATCCGAACAGAGGAGAGACTACACTGATGAGTTATAA
- a CDS encoding winged helix-turn-helix domain-containing protein, giving the protein MSVDAPNTPDATIGTLPDPRIEDRVAPRPAAHGAAAQAVFNDADRDLALYSAVHQLWYDVVGDRDEEPGIAAEVNHEDLPWLDVPTSGREWVVKLTSSRWKAGTGTGDDYSAYYKYDLTLRERDEDGDLHKTGQACSLRVIPQFGDLNYKDGKPLTLQYGEGSLVRCSTTWADSAAEIEGRMLDVLEIVLDVDRGRLLADRDADSRRLTKAEAHHRFDIGWKRQVVEVMDQTRDLIAYGGMSEVEAHQYRVREGYLEALLDADRWHLLGFERTSYDIELKCYQNAGWSEIPREDPAHHPKLEASFAGVDGDGALPHVDDWDEVMSVLRSVVSAHLEWAGVSREELVADDYQPGPASPEYRYSHPGGRREQLRERYEAVGTEIHREALKANTQAVYDILRVVATESGASYDTLEERTGLARSTIRYHVSRLTEIGVCEKVSNPVLVVFPSLAVLDEAEEILRRIYPDDQVDDMTERAEERRERRENRDDPSSVGDQEESDDQDDVDVDRDRGRTRWAYFEDISLEPHQLATALDREYLDGDEVRVRTDRRDWVE; this is encoded by the coding sequence GTGAGCGTCGACGCTCCGAACACTCCCGACGCGACAATCGGGACGCTTCCCGACCCGCGCATCGAGGACCGGGTCGCGCCCCGCCCTGCAGCTCACGGCGCCGCCGCGCAGGCCGTTTTCAACGATGCTGACCGAGACCTCGCACTCTACTCGGCGGTCCACCAGCTGTGGTACGATGTCGTCGGTGACCGTGACGAGGAGCCTGGGATTGCTGCGGAGGTGAATCACGAGGATCTCCCGTGGCTCGATGTTCCGACGTCCGGCCGCGAGTGGGTCGTGAAGCTCACTTCGTCGCGCTGGAAGGCGGGAACCGGCACGGGCGACGACTACTCGGCGTACTACAAGTACGATCTCACCCTTCGCGAACGCGACGAGGACGGTGACCTCCACAAGACGGGACAGGCGTGCTCGCTTCGCGTGATTCCACAGTTCGGCGATCTCAACTACAAGGACGGGAAACCGCTGACGCTGCAGTACGGAGAAGGCTCGCTCGTCCGATGCTCCACGACGTGGGCGGATTCGGCTGCGGAGATCGAGGGTCGGATGCTCGACGTGCTTGAGATCGTTTTAGACGTCGATCGCGGTCGCCTCCTCGCCGATCGAGACGCGGACTCCCGCCGGCTGACGAAGGCCGAGGCGCACCATCGATTCGACATCGGCTGGAAACGGCAGGTCGTAGAGGTCATGGACCAGACTCGTGACCTCATCGCCTACGGCGGGATGTCGGAGGTAGAGGCACACCAGTACCGCGTTCGCGAGGGATACCTGGAGGCGCTTCTCGACGCCGATCGCTGGCATCTCCTCGGATTCGAGCGGACCAGCTACGACATTGAGCTCAAGTGCTACCAAAACGCCGGTTGGTCGGAGATTCCTCGCGAGGATCCGGCGCACCACCCGAAGCTCGAAGCGTCGTTCGCCGGCGTCGACGGTGACGGTGCGCTCCCTCACGTCGACGACTGGGACGAGGTGATGTCCGTGCTCCGGTCGGTCGTCTCCGCCCACTTGGAGTGGGCCGGTGTCAGTCGAGAGGAGCTAGTCGCCGACGACTATCAACCCGGTCCCGCAAGTCCGGAGTATCGCTACTCGCACCCAGGTGGCCGTCGTGAGCAGCTCCGAGAGCGGTACGAGGCCGTCGGGACGGAGATACACCGCGAGGCGCTGAAGGCGAACACGCAGGCCGTCTACGACATCCTGCGCGTCGTCGCGACCGAGTCCGGTGCGTCCTACGACACGCTCGAAGAGCGGACCGGACTCGCTCGTTCGACGATCCGATACCACGTCTCTCGGCTCACGGAGATCGGCGTCTGTGAGAAGGTCTCTAATCCGGTTCTGGTCGTTTTCCCGAGCCTCGCCGTTCTCGACGAGGCTGAGGAGATCCTCCGGCGGATCTACCCCGACGACCAGGTCGACGACATGACGGAACGCGCAGAGGAGCGCCGCGAGCGTCGTGAGAACCGAGACGATCCCAGTTCAGTCGGGGATCAGGAGGAGAGCGACGACCAGGACGACGTCGACGTCGACCGGGATCGTGGTCGCACCCGCTGGGCGTACTTCGAGGACATCTCGCTTGAGCCGCATCAGCTGGCGACCGCGCTCGATCGTGAGTACCTGGACGGTGACGAGGTTCGCGTGAGGACCGATCGGCGAGACTGGGTCGAGTAG
- a CDS encoding aldehyde ferredoxin oxidoreductase family protein, which produces MTEMGGYRDRVAQIDLGDGAVNYHGIDDDDAKKYIGARGLGVKYVFDAGPDVDPLGPDNRLAFMTGPLTGTQTVMSGRIAVVTKSPLTGTVTDSHHGGWSGARLKWAGLDGILLDGASDDPVYLYVEDGDVEVRDASHLWGHGVHDTIDALGEEVDGKVGRDVSVMAIGQGGENQVRYGCVVNEDDRASGRGGTGAVMGSKNVKAIVVKSGTDMPKPSDPETFQEGYQQAMEVIRESDVTAPNEGGLSLYGTNVLMNATEEMDGLPTKNAKYTSTEGYSESEGVDVDSERVSGENVRENILVDEPTCHSCPVACKKEVEVSVTHKGDDMNVRTESYEYESAWALGPNSGHSDRDEIAVMLERCNDLGIDTIEAGNMMAMAMEMSEEGKLDGVGHLDWGDSETMIDLLDEIGHRSSDLGDLLAEGPERVADAKDAHGNKLSVKGQTMAAYDPRCMKGMGIAYATSNRGACHLRAYTPSAEILGVPEKVDPYEWEGKGELTATFQDLHAVSDSFDICKFSAFAEGIEEYVLQYNGMTGRDLSEDELFEAGERVYTLERYYNNLVGFDGADDTLPNRFIDGHPDAIPGTGASEGELCELDQMKAEYYEARGWVDGVVPDEKLADLGIDIGPGTGVSAGDSAAPADD; this is translated from the coding sequence ATGACTGAAATGGGCGGCTACAGAGACCGAGTTGCACAGATCGATCTCGGGGACGGTGCGGTCAACTACCACGGGATCGACGACGACGACGCCAAGAAGTACATCGGCGCGCGCGGACTCGGCGTCAAGTACGTCTTCGACGCCGGGCCGGACGTGGACCCGCTGGGACCGGACAACCGGCTGGCGTTCATGACGGGGCCGCTCACCGGCACCCAGACCGTGATGAGCGGCCGGATCGCCGTCGTAACGAAATCCCCGCTCACGGGGACCGTCACCGACTCGCACCACGGCGGCTGGTCCGGTGCGCGCCTCAAGTGGGCCGGCCTCGACGGGATCCTGCTCGACGGCGCGAGCGACGACCCGGTGTACCTCTACGTCGAAGACGGCGACGTCGAGGTACGCGACGCCTCGCACCTCTGGGGCCACGGGGTTCACGACACTATCGACGCGCTCGGCGAGGAAGTCGACGGGAAGGTCGGTCGCGACGTCTCCGTGATGGCCATCGGGCAAGGCGGCGAGAATCAGGTGCGCTACGGCTGTGTCGTCAACGAGGACGACCGCGCCTCGGGCCGCGGCGGCACCGGCGCCGTGATGGGCTCGAAGAACGTGAAAGCGATCGTCGTCAAAAGCGGCACCGACATGCCGAAGCCGTCCGACCCGGAGACGTTCCAGGAAGGGTACCAGCAGGCGATGGAGGTCATCCGCGAGTCCGACGTGACGGCGCCCAACGAGGGCGGGCTCTCCCTGTACGGGACGAACGTCCTGATGAACGCGACGGAGGAGATGGACGGCCTCCCGACGAAGAACGCGAAGTACACCTCGACGGAGGGGTACAGCGAGTCCGAGGGCGTCGACGTCGACTCCGAGCGCGTCTCCGGCGAGAACGTTCGCGAGAACATCCTCGTCGACGAGCCGACCTGTCACTCCTGTCCGGTCGCGTGTAAGAAGGAGGTCGAAGTCAGCGTCACGCACAAAGGCGATGACATGAACGTCCGCACGGAGTCGTACGAGTACGAGTCCGCGTGGGCGCTCGGCCCGAACTCGGGCCACTCCGACCGCGACGAGATCGCGGTGATGCTCGAACGCTGTAACGACCTCGGTATCGACACCATCGAGGCCGGCAACATGATGGCGATGGCGATGGAGATGAGCGAGGAGGGCAAACTCGACGGCGTCGGCCACCTCGACTGGGGCGACTCCGAGACGATGATCGACCTCCTCGACGAGATCGGCCACCGCTCTTCGGACCTCGGTGACCTCCTCGCGGAGGGGCCGGAGCGCGTCGCCGACGCGAAAGACGCACACGGGAACAAACTCTCCGTGAAGGGTCAGACGATGGCCGCCTACGACCCGCGCTGCATGAAGGGGATGGGGATCGCCTACGCGACCTCCAACCGCGGGGCGTGCCACCTGCGCGCGTACACGCCGTCCGCCGAGATCCTCGGCGTCCCGGAGAAGGTCGATCCGTACGAGTGGGAGGGCAAAGGCGAACTCACCGCGACCTTCCAGGACCTGCACGCCGTCTCCGACTCCTTCGACATCTGCAAGTTCAGCGCTTTCGCCGAAGGGATCGAAGAGTACGTGCTCCAGTACAACGGCATGACCGGTCGCGACCTCTCGGAGGACGAGCTGTTCGAGGCCGGCGAGCGCGTGTACACCCTCGAACGCTACTACAACAACCTCGTCGGCTTCGACGGCGCGGACGACACGCTTCCGAACCGCTTCATCGACGGGCACCCGGACGCCATTCCCGGCACGGGCGCCAGCGAGGGCGAGCTGTGTGAGCTCGACCAGATGAAAGCGGAGTACTACGAGGCCCGCGGCTGGGTCGACGGCGTCGTCCCCGACGAGAAGCTCGCCGACCTCGGCATCGACATCGGCCCCGGAACCGGCGTCTCCGCCGGCGACTCCGCGGCTCCCGCCGACGACTGA
- a CDS encoding AzlD domain-containing protein: MTGGALVGGSVRVWVAIVLIGVTTYGFRLSFIHLFGRIDEVPDGIKRPLRYVPPAVLAALVFPYLISIEPTVAATLADERLIAGVAAGVVAWRTENVFATITVGMAALWLFRFVVFA, from the coding sequence ATGACGGGCGGCGCCCTCGTCGGCGGGTCGGTTCGGGTCTGGGTCGCCATCGTCCTCATCGGCGTCACGACCTACGGCTTCCGGCTCTCCTTTATCCACCTGTTCGGGCGGATCGACGAGGTGCCGGACGGGATCAAACGCCCCCTCCGCTACGTGCCGCCGGCGGTGCTGGCGGCGCTCGTCTTCCCGTACCTGATCTCGATAGAGCCGACCGTCGCCGCGACGCTGGCCGACGAGCGACTGATCGCCGGCGTCGCCGCCGGAGTGGTCGCGTGGCGCACGGAGAACGTGTTCGCGACGATCACGGTCGGGATGGCCGCGCTGTGGCTGTTTCGGTTCGTCGTGTTCGCCTGA
- a CDS encoding FxsA family protein, which produces MRPRTLLALLLVVPLVDALFLIVVATELGWAVTVALVVLTAILGMLLLRAEGRATLARVQRKLARGEPPTDELLDGGLLIAAGAFLLTPGLVTDAVGFLLALPLSRVPIRMALKKYVVIPYLDRETNGFTTGNVYIGGFPGGDGSGAGGGFTMGGGAGFEGGDFGGGAPGPDASEGDGSSTTRDGDRYDDADDVVDVDFTVEDDETDRRD; this is translated from the coding sequence ATGCGCCCGCGAACGCTGCTCGCGCTGCTCCTCGTCGTCCCCCTCGTGGACGCGTTGTTCCTCATCGTCGTCGCGACAGAGCTGGGATGGGCGGTTACCGTCGCGCTCGTCGTGCTGACGGCTATTCTCGGGATGCTGCTGCTGCGCGCCGAGGGGCGCGCGACGCTCGCACGCGTCCAGCGCAAACTGGCTCGCGGCGAGCCACCGACCGACGAACTGCTCGACGGCGGGCTCCTGATCGCCGCCGGCGCGTTCCTGCTCACGCCGGGGCTCGTCACCGACGCCGTCGGGTTCCTGCTCGCCCTACCGCTCTCGCGGGTCCCCATCCGCATGGCGCTGAAAAAGTACGTCGTGATCCCGTACCTCGATCGGGAAACCAACGGCTTCACCACCGGAAACGTCTACATCGGCGGATTCCCCGGTGGCGACGGCAGCGGCGCCGGCGGGGGGTTCACGATGGGCGGCGGTGCCGGCTTCGAGGGCGGCGACTTCGGTGGCGGCGCTCCCGGCCCGGACGCCTCGGAAGGCGACGGGTCGAGCACGACCCGCGACGGCGACCGCTACGACGACGCGGACGACGTGGTCGACGTGGACTTCACCGTCGAGGACGACGAGACGGACCGACGCGACTGA
- a CDS encoding DUF4013 domain-containing protein, whose product MLEDGLSYPVRGDWIGRIIIGGVLGFLSVLLLPAFVVVGYLVRVLEQTVGGNEVPPEFDEWGDLLVKGIVGSLITLAYVIVPVIIYGVIVTTVFGAGAGIGGDAGALIGVVGVLLALSAIPVLFLVYYAVPAGLTAYAVRGEMSAAFDVSLLKPTLLSTEYLVAVLMPIVVAVVTWIITAVLSITVVGLLLVPFVQFYGQVAVFRMFGAAFASVNDRIDAGPAGGSAGSVGDDAAF is encoded by the coding sequence ATGCTCGAAGACGGACTCTCGTATCCGGTTCGCGGCGACTGGATCGGGCGGATCATCATCGGCGGCGTGCTGGGGTTCCTCTCGGTGCTCCTCCTACCGGCGTTCGTCGTCGTCGGCTACCTCGTCCGCGTCCTCGAACAGACGGTCGGCGGCAACGAGGTCCCGCCGGAGTTCGACGAGTGGGGTGACCTCCTCGTGAAGGGTATCGTCGGGTCGTTGATCACGCTCGCCTACGTCATCGTCCCGGTGATCATCTACGGCGTCATCGTGACGACCGTCTTCGGCGCGGGCGCCGGAATCGGCGGCGACGCCGGCGCGCTCATCGGCGTGGTCGGCGTGCTGCTCGCGCTGTCGGCCATCCCCGTCCTGTTTCTGGTCTACTACGCGGTCCCGGCCGGGCTGACGGCCTACGCCGTCCGCGGCGAGATGAGCGCCGCGTTCGACGTGAGCCTGCTGAAGCCGACGCTTCTCAGCACGGAGTACCTCGTCGCGGTGCTGATGCCCATCGTCGTCGCGGTGGTCACGTGGATCATCACCGCGGTCCTCTCGATAACCGTCGTCGGCCTCCTGCTCGTCCCCTTCGTCCAGTTTTACGGGCAGGTCGCGGTGTTCCGGATGTTCGGTGCGGCGTTCGCGAGCGTGAACGACCGCATCGACGCCGGCCCGGCCGGCGGCAGCGCGGGAAGCGTCGGCGACGACGCCGCCTTCTGA
- a CDS encoding DUF1405 domain-containing protein, which yields MDIVGALGRDPPDCEALPRWLAPLPEALEDVAFRFAWVIVLINLVGTAFGFWYYRFQFRELPVEMWPFIPDSPGATLLIAAALAAWALGRSNDTLAALAFFGNIKLGLWTPYVLAVFWPAFLAGAGPAMYAFLFVSHLGMVLQAFVLHRITDFPLKAVGIATAWYTVDLLMDYFVPVLGDVTHTAIPYADAEPWFTTTVLQVAAAGAVVLTVVPLFWALGTRIATLRTRVGDDNAA from the coding sequence ATGGACATCGTCGGCGCACTCGGCCGCGACCCGCCGGACTGCGAGGCGCTGCCTCGGTGGCTCGCTCCGCTTCCGGAGGCGCTGGAAGACGTCGCCTTCCGGTTCGCGTGGGTCATCGTCCTCATCAACCTCGTCGGGACGGCGTTCGGCTTCTGGTACTACCGCTTCCAGTTCCGCGAACTGCCGGTCGAGATGTGGCCGTTCATCCCCGACAGTCCGGGCGCGACGCTTCTTATCGCGGCCGCGCTCGCGGCGTGGGCGCTCGGCCGGTCGAACGACACGCTCGCGGCGCTCGCGTTCTTCGGGAACATCAAACTCGGGCTCTGGACCCCGTACGTCCTCGCCGTCTTCTGGCCGGCGTTCCTCGCGGGCGCCGGGCCGGCGATGTACGCGTTCCTCTTCGTCAGCCACCTGGGGATGGTGCTTCAGGCGTTCGTCCTCCACCGCATCACCGACTTCCCGCTGAAGGCGGTCGGCATCGCGACCGCGTGGTACACGGTCGACCTGCTGATGGACTACTTCGTCCCCGTCCTCGGCGACGTGACGCACACCGCGATCCCGTACGCCGACGCCGAGCCGTGGTTCACGACGACCGTGCTGCAGGTCGCGGCGGCCGGTGCGGTCGTACTCACCGTGGTCCCGCTGTTCTGGGCGCTCGGGACGCGGATCGCCACCCTCCGGACCCGCGTCGGAGACGACAACGCGGCGTGA
- a CDS encoding 5-formyltetrahydrofolate cyclo-ligase has product MDKQTAREAVWDAFDAGDQARFPFPPHDRIPNFAGADAACERLTDTPEWAAAETLKCNPDAPQLPVRRAALRAGKTLFVAQPRLRDPDPFLRIDPDDLAHADADDPDAPTVDDATTVSGISTHGTPVAPEAVPHVDLVVAGSVGVTTDGDRIGKGEGYSDLEWGVLSELGAVNDERRSPSDGRASPHRTSPDDATTVATTVHELSVLDGPESPVADAHRLEPDPHDVPLDLVVTPERTIRPDAPRERPSGIDWDALDEEKLAAIPVLRERAPERA; this is encoded by the coding sequence ATGGACAAACAGACCGCCCGCGAGGCCGTCTGGGACGCGTTCGACGCGGGCGATCAGGCCCGCTTCCCGTTCCCGCCACACGACCGGATCCCCAACTTCGCGGGCGCCGACGCGGCCTGCGAGCGACTGACGGACACCCCGGAGTGGGCCGCCGCCGAGACGCTCAAGTGCAACCCCGACGCGCCCCAACTGCCGGTCCGACGCGCCGCGCTCCGCGCCGGCAAGACGCTGTTCGTCGCTCAGCCGCGACTGCGCGACCCCGACCCGTTCCTCCGGATCGACCCCGACGACCTGGCCCACGCCGACGCCGACGATCCGGACGCGCCGACGGTCGACGACGCCACCACGGTCTCGGGCATCTCGACGCACGGGACCCCCGTCGCTCCCGAGGCGGTCCCCCACGTCGACCTCGTCGTCGCCGGGTCGGTGGGCGTCACGACCGACGGAGACCGGATCGGCAAAGGCGAGGGGTACAGCGACCTCGAGTGGGGTGTCCTCAGCGAACTCGGCGCGGTGAACGACGAGAGGCGGAGCCCCTCGGATGGTCGAGCGAGTCCACACCGGACGAGTCCAGACGACGCGACCACGGTGGCGACCACGGTCCACGAGCTGTCGGTGCTCGACGGGCCCGAGTCGCCGGTCGCCGACGCCCACCGCCTCGAACCCGACCCGCACGACGTGCCCCTCGACCTGGTGGTGACGCCCGAGCGGACGATCCGTCCCGACGCGCCGCGCGAGCGACCGTCCGGCATCGACTGGGACGCGCTCGACGAGGAGAAACTCGCGGCGATTCCGGTGTTACGAGAGCGCGCGCCGGAAAGAGCGTAG
- a CDS encoding AzlC family ABC transporter permease: MDGLPLDPDTRAGVRDVSPLLLGIIPFGLVAGIAAVNAGLGLAEAVGLSVIVFAGASQLAAIELLAQNAPLAVVIGTAVVINVRMVMYSASIAPYLADYGRRFRAGLAYLLTDQAYALSVAEYERTPDRTRWRYYLGAAATLWIVWQITTVVGFVIGAGVPDAWGLTFAVPLVFLALLVPAMKDRPTVLAAVVGGAVAVAAAGLPMNLGLLTGAVSGIVAGLATEVIGG, encoded by the coding sequence GTGGACGGACTCCCACTCGACCCCGACACCCGCGCCGGCGTTAGGGACGTCTCACCGCTGCTTCTCGGCATCATCCCCTTCGGGCTCGTCGCGGGCATCGCGGCGGTCAACGCCGGACTGGGGTTGGCCGAGGCGGTCGGGCTGTCGGTGATCGTGTTCGCCGGCGCCTCCCAACTCGCCGCTATCGAGCTGCTCGCACAGAACGCCCCGCTCGCGGTCGTGATCGGCACCGCGGTCGTGATCAACGTGCGCATGGTGATGTACTCGGCGTCCATCGCGCCGTACCTGGCGGACTACGGTCGCCGTTTCCGCGCGGGGCTCGCGTATCTCCTCACCGACCAGGCGTACGCCCTCTCGGTCGCTGAGTACGAGCGAACCCCGGACCGGACCCGGTGGCGCTACTACCTCGGCGCGGCCGCGACGCTGTGGATCGTCTGGCAGATCACGACGGTCGTCGGCTTCGTCATCGGCGCGGGGGTGCCGGACGCGTGGGGGCTGACGTTCGCGGTCCCGCTGGTGTTCTTGGCGCTTCTCGTCCCCGCCATGAAGGATCGCCCGACCGTCCTCGCGGCGGTCGTCGGCGGCGCCGTCGCCGTCGCCGCCGCCGGCCTGCCGATGAACCTCGGCCTGCTCACGGGGGCGGTCTCCGGTATCGTCGCGGGTCTCGCGACCGAGGTGATCGGCGGATGA